GCTGAGCTTGAGTCGTTCGGCAGTGGCATCGACGCGCTTGCCCGCATCGTCGATCTTTGACACCTTGATGCGATGAACGAGCGCATTTCGATTCACCCGCGAATCTGCCACGGCCAAGCCTGCATTCGCGGTACGCGCATCCCCGTTCACCAGATCGTCCGGATGTTTGCGCACGGCGACAGCATCGACAGCCTGCTCAGCGCGTATCCGTCAATCACGCGGGAGGACGTTCTCGCCTGCCTCGACTAC
The Verrucomicrobiia bacterium DNA segment above includes these coding regions:
- a CDS encoding DUF433 domain-containing protein, encoding MNERISIHPRICHGQACIRGTRIPVHQIVRMFAHGDSIDSLLSAYPSITREDVLACLDYAASLAEDQVSPLDDVVLTS